From a single Hevea brasiliensis isolate MT/VB/25A 57/8 unplaced genomic scaffold, ASM3005281v1 Scaf327, whole genome shotgun sequence genomic region:
- the LOC110658699 gene encoding polyol transporter 5, with amino-acid sequence MADLNAERDVNPSSQPAEKTLADFDPPKKPKRNKFALACAALASMTSILLGYDIGVMSGAAIYIKDDLKISDTQVEILVGTLNIYSLVGSAAAGRTSDWIGRRYTIVVAGGIFFVGALLMGFATNYAFLMVGRFIAGIGVGYAVVIAPVYTAEVSPASSRGFLTSFPEVFINSGILIGYVSNFAFSKLPTHLGWRFMLGIGAIPSVVLAVIVLVMPESPRWLVLQGRLGDAKRVLDRTSDSKEEAQARLADIKAAAGIPQDCNDDVVQVEKKSHGEGVWRELFLHPTPSVRHILACVIGMHFFHQASGIDAVVLYSPRIFEKAGITSDNDKLLATVAVGFVKTVFILVATFLLDRIGRRPLLLSSVGGMIFSLATLGFALTIIDHSHEKLTWAIALCIAMVLANVAFFSIGLGPIAWVYTTEIIPLRLRAQGASMGAAVNRVTSGVISTTFISLYKGITIGGAFFLFAAIAAVAWSFFFTCLPETQGRTLEDMEVLFGHFIKWRSALKKHEEGNKDGESNGQTQL; translated from the exons ATGGCAGATCTAAATGCAGAGAGGGATGTCAATCCCAGCAGCCAACCTGCAGAGAAAACACTTGCAGATTTTGATCCTCCTAAGAAGCCCAAGAGAAACAAGTTTGCTCTTGCTTGTGCAGCCTTGGCTTCCAtgacttctatcttacttggttatg ATATTGGTGTAATGAGTGGAGCGGCTATCTACATCAAGGATGATCTGAAAATTTCAGATACTCAAGTGGAAATCCTGGTGGGCACGCTTAACATATATTCACTCGTGGGATCAGCTGCAGCTGGCCGGACCTCCGACTGGATTGGCCGCCGGTACACCATCGTAGTGGCTGGAGGTATTTTCTTCGTCGGAGCTCTCCTAATGGGATTCGCCACCAACTATGCCTTCCTTATGGTTGGCCGGTTCATAGCAGGAATTGGGGTGGGCTATGCCGTCGTGATTGCTCCGGTGTACACAGCCGAGGTCTCTCCGGCATCGTCTCGTGGGTTCCTCACCTCATTTCCAGAA GTTTTTATCAATTCTGGGATTTTGATTGGCTACGTCTCCAATTTTGCATTCTCAAAGCTCCCAACTCACTTGGGGTGGAGATTCATGCTTGGAATTGGTGCAATCCCTTCTGTTGTCCTTGCTGTGATAGTTCTAGTCATGCCCGAGTCACCGCGTTGGCTCGTCCTCCAGGGTAGACTCGGTGACGCCAAGCGAGTTCTGGACAGGACCTCTGATTCTAAAGAAGAAGCTCAAGCAAGGCTAGCCGATATAAAAGCAGCAGCAGGAATTCCTCAAGACTGCAATGACGACGTCGTTCAAGTGGAAAAAAAATCCCACGGAGAAGGTGTATGGCGAGAATTATTCCTTCATCCTACACCGTCAGTTCGTCATATCTTAGCATGCGTAATCGGCATGCATTTCTTCCATCAAGCGTCTGGTATAGACGCTGTCGTGTTATACAGCCCCAGAATCTTCGAAAAGGCTGGGATCACATCAGACAACGATAAGTTACTCGCTACAGTAGCCGTTGGATTCGTGAAGACCGTCTTCATCTTAGTAGCGACATTTTTGCTTGACAGGATCGGACGGAGACCATTGCTTCTAAGTAGCGTAGGAGGGATGATATTTTCATTAGCAACCCTTGGATTTGCGTTGACCATAATAGATCATTCGCACGAGAAGCTAACGTGGGCTATTGCACTGTGCATCGCGATGGTATTAGCGAACGTGGCGTTCTTCTCAATAGGTTTGGGACCCATAGCGTGGGTATACACCACTGAGATCATCCCGTTAAGGCTACGCGCGCAAGGAGCGAGTATGGGAGCGGCGGTCAACAGGGTAACAAGTGGGGTAATATCAACGACATTTATTTCGTTGTACAAAGGCATAACAATAGGCGGGGCCTTCTTCTTGTTCGCTGCAATTGCAGCAGTGGCTTGGAGCTTCTTTTTTACATGTTTGCCAGAGACTCAGGGGAGGACATTAGAGGATATGGAGGTcctttttggtcatttcatcaagTGGAGGTCTGCTTTGAAGAAGCACGAGGAAGGTAATAAAGATGGTGAAAGTAACGGTCAAACTCAGTTGTGA